One part of the Thermoanaerobacterium sp. CMT5567-10 genome encodes these proteins:
- the murC gene encoding UDP-N-acetylmuramate--L-alanine ligase: MEVNIENFDRVHFIGIGGISMSGLAHIMLNAGHIVTGSDIKDSYIIQKLKDEGAIINIPHNASNVDGADLVVYTAAVKEDNPEMIRARELDIPTIDRATLLGEIMKKYKYGVGVAGSHGKTTTTSLISVLLEEMNYDPTVLVGGEVDVIGGNVRVGKSDYFVTEACEYTDSFLKFYPYIAVILNVDSDHLDYFKNIDNIKQSFTQFANLVPKNGYVVACGDDSNTMSVLKNVNRNIVTFGIDSNCTWNAKNIKFDEKGFPSFDVYYNGTFIQNFELSIVGKHNIYNALATLAVCHLLGVDIKSTPSIIKKFKGTHRRFEFKGTLDGAIIIDDYAHHPTEIKATLSSALNYPHNRIICVFQPHTYSRTYSLLQDFATSFDSADITIITDIYAAREKDTGIVNAKDLAKLIRNRGNETYYIKEFTDIVDYLRSIIKSGDLVITIGAGDVYEVGNMLLNFNKKAAVGA; the protein is encoded by the coding sequence GTGGAAGTTAATATTGAAAATTTCGATAGAGTACATTTTATAGGCATTGGTGGTATTAGCATGAGCGGTCTTGCTCATATAATGCTAAATGCCGGCCACATCGTTACAGGTTCTGATATAAAAGATTCCTACATAATTCAAAAGTTGAAAGATGAAGGCGCAATCATAAATATTCCCCATAACGCTTCAAATGTGGATGGTGCTGATCTAGTTGTATACACAGCAGCAGTAAAAGAAGATAATCCCGAAATGATTAGAGCAAGGGAGCTTGACATCCCAACAATAGATAGGGCAACTCTTTTAGGTGAGATAATGAAAAAATACAAATACGGCGTCGGTGTAGCTGGAAGCCACGGAAAAACCACCACAACATCATTGATTTCTGTATTACTGGAAGAGATGAATTACGATCCTACAGTTTTAGTCGGCGGTGAAGTGGACGTCATCGGTGGAAATGTCAGAGTAGGAAAATCAGATTATTTTGTGACCGAAGCATGTGAATATACAGACAGCTTTTTAAAATTTTATCCTTATATTGCTGTCATTTTAAATGTGGATTCAGATCACCTCGATTACTTTAAAAACATCGACAACATAAAGCAGTCATTTACACAGTTTGCAAACCTTGTGCCAAAGAATGGATATGTAGTAGCATGCGGTGATGATTCAAATACTATGAGCGTACTTAAAAATGTTAATCGGAATATTGTAACATTTGGAATTGACAGTAACTGTACATGGAATGCAAAAAACATAAAATTTGATGAAAAGGGATTTCCTTCATTTGATGTGTATTACAATGGTACATTCATTCAAAATTTTGAGCTATCCATCGTAGGAAAGCATAACATATATAATGCGTTAGCAACATTGGCTGTTTGTCATCTTTTAGGAGTAGATATAAAAAGCACTCCTTCGATAATCAAAAAATTTAAAGGTACACATAGAAGATTTGAATTCAAAGGCACTTTAGATGGTGCTATCATAATCGACGACTACGCACACCACCCAACGGAAATCAAAGCTACGCTGTCGTCCGCATTAAATTACCCTCACAACAGGATAATATGCGTATTTCAGCCGCATACTTACTCACGTACTTATTCATTGCTGCAGGACTTTGCCACCTCCTTCGACAGCGCTGATATAACAATAATAACAGATATATATGCAGCAAGAGAAAAAGATACAGGTATTGTCAATGCTAAAGATTTGGCTAAGCTTATCAGGAATAGAGGAAATGAAACATATTACATCAAGGAATTTACCGATATTGTAGATTACTTGAGAAGCATAATTAAAAGTGGCGATCTGGTGATAACAATAGGAGCAGGTGATGTATACGAAGTAGGTAATATGCTTTTGAATTTCAATAAAAAAGCCGCAGTTGGAGCATAA
- a CDS encoding LacI family DNA-binding transcriptional regulator: protein MNVTIKDVAQRAHVAPSTVSRVIADNPRISKETKERVFKAMEELGYYPNAIARSLASKMTYTIGLIMPRSAEDAFSNPFFPEVMRGISVVAHNEKYDLLISTSGNEEEEKQAVINMVKGKRVDGIVLLCSRTTDELIPWLREEKFPFTVIGKPLDSKGVCWIDNDNIGASRLATNYLIKHGHKEIAFISGSLEFVVSLDRLDGYKLALEENNIPFVKELVAQDEFSEDGGYNAMMRILKQKKPTAVVVTDDIMSFGVIRAAIDYGLKVPQDVSLIGFNNIPLSAYANPPLTTIDISTFELGVKSAELLLKILKNKDYIADHIIVPVKLIERKSCIKR from the coding sequence ATGAATGTAACAATAAAAGATGTAGCGCAAAGAGCACATGTTGCACCTTCGACTGTATCAAGGGTTATTGCGGATAATCCCAGAATCAGCAAAGAGACAAAGGAAAGGGTCTTTAAAGCGATGGAAGAGCTGGGATATTATCCAAATGCTATTGCTAGGAGCCTGGCAAGTAAGATGACTTATACAATAGGGCTTATAATGCCTCGCTCTGCAGAAGATGCATTTTCTAATCCTTTTTTTCCGGAAGTTATGAGAGGCATAAGCGTTGTTGCACACAATGAAAAATATGATTTGCTTATATCGACATCAGGCAATGAAGAGGAAGAAAAGCAAGCTGTTATAAATATGGTTAAAGGTAAAAGGGTGGATGGGATTGTTCTTCTTTGCTCAAGGACTACAGATGAGCTTATACCTTGGCTTAGAGAAGAAAAGTTCCCTTTTACTGTAATAGGGAAACCACTAGATTCAAAGGGCGTATGTTGGATAGATAATGACAATATTGGAGCATCAAGACTTGCTACAAATTACCTTATAAAACACGGTCATAAAGAGATAGCATTTATAAGCGGCTCGCTAGAATTCGTAGTAAGCTTAGACAGACTTGATGGTTATAAATTGGCATTGGAAGAGAATAATATACCGTTTGTAAAAGAATTGGTTGCTCAAGATGAATTTTCAGAAGATGGTGGATACAATGCAATGATGAGGATTTTGAAGCAAAAGAAGCCGACGGCAGTTGTTGTGACAGATGACATAATGTCGTTTGGTGTTATAAGGGCGGCGATAGATTATGGATTAAAGGTACCCCAGGATGTATCCCTTATTGGGTTTAACAATATACCGCTTTCTGCTTATGCTAATCCGCCGTTGACTACAATAGATATTTCGACGTTTGAATTAGGAGTGAAATCAGCGGAGCTTTTGCTTAAGATCCTTAAAAACAAGGATTATATTGCAGACCACATAATTGTGCCTGTTAAATTGATTGAGAGAAAATCCTGCATAAAAAGATAA
- a CDS encoding CPBP family intramembrane glutamic endopeptidase, giving the protein MRPSEKDANKVYLFILVLFVIVGSYVQRKSLYVGLIITEFGIVLLPVILFLLFKKYDLKYVLRFNKLESKHIFLIISIMICGMFVSSFFSILTNYFLSKFGKIPIPPISAASDIGGLIKQILIVSGSAALCEEILTRGLILRSYEMRGSIKAVVISGLMFAVLHLNVQNFLSVVFLGCLLGYLVHRTDSIYASMLGHFTNNTLVLVIQYVSYNVSKTISPKPGTLVKMNIPFVSVIVYAIVALIAGMILYLLLKKLIKTTNPYIIHSTTRLSDDVKILLQWPVFISALIFLAIIILELLGISGSPYYGKVLKFIF; this is encoded by the coding sequence ATGAGGCCGTCTGAGAAAGATGCTAACAAAGTTTATTTGTTTATCTTGGTTCTTTTTGTCATCGTCGGTTCATACGTTCAGAGAAAATCATTGTACGTAGGACTTATCATAACGGAGTTTGGTATCGTTCTACTACCTGTTATACTTTTTTTGCTTTTTAAAAAATATGATTTGAAATATGTATTGAGATTTAATAAGCTCGAATCCAAGCACATATTTTTGATAATTTCGATAATGATATGCGGTATGTTTGTATCCAGCTTTTTTAGCATTTTGACGAATTACTTTTTAAGCAAGTTTGGCAAGATACCGATTCCTCCAATAAGTGCTGCAAGTGATATTGGAGGGCTGATAAAGCAGATATTAATCGTATCGGGCAGCGCTGCTTTGTGCGAAGAAATACTTACAAGAGGACTTATATTAAGAAGTTACGAAATGAGGGGGTCTATAAAAGCTGTAGTAATATCAGGCTTAATGTTTGCTGTATTGCACCTGAATGTGCAGAATTTTTTAAGTGTAGTTTTTTTAGGGTGTTTATTAGGATATCTGGTACACAGGACTGATTCTATATACGCCAGCATGTTGGGCCATTTTACAAACAATACACTGGTATTAGTAATACAATATGTGTCGTATAATGTATCAAAAACAATAAGCCCAAAGCCGGGAACGCTGGTAAAAATGAATATACCATTTGTATCTGTTATTGTATATGCTATTGTAGCATTAATTGCAGGAATGATTCTCTATTTGCTTCTTAAAAAGCTTATTAAGACTACAAATCCATATATTATTCACAGTACTACAAGATTAAGCGATGATGTCAAGATACTGCTTCAATGGCCTGTTTTTATATCTGCATTGATTTTTTTAGCTATAATAATTTTAGAGTTATTGGGCATATCAGGTTCACCGTATTACGGCAAGGTTCTTAAATTTATTTTCTAG
- a CDS encoding Hsp20/alpha crystallin family protein translates to MSLIKWRGNDMWPDFNFDFNLPALSNIFARPRIDITESETEITATAELPGVDKKDIEINVHGDVLEIKGQTSKETERKNQSYYLNERYYGSFERRIGLPTEVDSERTTAKFENGILTIVMPKLHPDKPKGRRIDIQ, encoded by the coding sequence ATGAGCTTGATAAAGTGGCGTGGCAACGACATGTGGCCGGATTTTAATTTTGATTTTAATTTGCCTGCATTGTCAAATATATTTGCACGTCCCAGAATAGATATTACGGAATCAGAGACAGAAATTACAGCGACAGCCGAATTACCTGGCGTTGATAAAAAAGACATAGAAATAAACGTACACGGTGATGTGCTTGAAATAAAAGGACAGACATCAAAGGAGACTGAAAGAAAAAATCAAAGCTATTATTTAAACGAAAGGTATTATGGGTCTTTTGAAAGAAGAATAGGACTTCCAACAGAGGTTGACTCTGAAAGAACGACAGCAAAATTCGAAAACGGCATATTAACTATTGTAATGCCAAAACTGCATCCTGACAAACCAAAAGGAAGAAGAATCGATATCCAATAA